Proteins encoded together in one Epinephelus lanceolatus isolate andai-2023 chromosome 4, ASM4190304v1, whole genome shotgun sequence window:
- the LOC144462691 gene encoding olfactory receptor 10J4-like, which produces MNVSQAKRKIMVNSTQVTYFTFTAYFDTRHFKYLYFIIVMSLYVLIICINLCLIVVICVNRSLHEPMYMFLCSLFVNELYGSTGLFPFLLLQILSDIHTVSAVFCFLQIFCGYSYGCVEFSNLAVMSYDRYLAICYPLQYNTRMTFNKVVVLISLSWLLPLIAIVVLVSLIGSLQLCENIINKVYCDYHSIVKLACYDTTVQNIYGLIYGSLIISCPVSLVFYSYIKILKICFSGSKQTRQKAVSTCTPHLASLLNFSFGVFFEVLQSRFNMNSVPNMLRIILSLHFLTCQPLFNPVMYGLNMSKIRNIFKSLAQCGRKVCL; this is translated from the coding sequence ATGAATGTTTCACAAGCCAAAAGAAAGATCATGGTAAACTCAACTCAGGTGACATACTTCACATTCACTGCCTACTTTGATACTCGtcatttcaaatatttatatttcatcaTTGTCATGTCTCtatatgttttaattatttgcattaatcTCTGTCTGATTGTGGTTATCTGTGTGAACAGAAGCTTACATGAACCTATGTACATGTTTCTGTGCAGCCTGTTTGTAAATGAACTGTATGGTAGTACAGGGTTGTTTCCATTCCTGCTGCTTCAGATCCTCTCTGACATTCACACTGTTTCTGCTGTATTTTGTTTCCTGCAGATATTCTGTGGGTATTCATATGGATGTGTAGAGTTTTCCAACCTAGCCGTCATGTCTTATGACAGATATCTTGCCATCTGTTATCCTCTACAATATAACACACGTATGACATTTAACAAGGTCGTCGTTCTTATTTCTCTGAGTTGGTTACTCCCTCTGATTGCAATTGTTGTTTTGGTGTCATTAATTGGTTCTTTACAGCTGTGTGAGAACATTATCAATAAGGTGTACTGCGACTACCACTCCATCGTTAAACTGGCATGTTATGACACCACAGTCCAGAACATTTATGGACTAATTTACGGCTCTCTCATAATCTCATGTCCTGTATCTTTGGTCTTTTACAGTTATATAAAGATCcttaaaatttgtttttctggttCTAAACAGACCAGACAGAAAGCTGTCAGCACCTGCACACCTCACCTCGCTTCCCTCTTGAACTTTTCTTTCGGGGTTTTCTTTGAAGTATTGCAGAGCAGGTTTAATATGAACAGTGTGCCCAACATGTTGCGAATCATTTTGTCATTACACTTTCTTACATGTCAGCCTCTTTTCAATCCTGTAATGTATGGACTGAATATGTCCAAAATTCGTAACATATTTAAAAGTCTGGCCCAGTGCGGAAGAAAAGTCTGTCTCTGA
- the LOC117259254 gene encoding olfactory receptor 4B13-like, protein MNVSQAKRRIMVNSTQMTYFTFTAYFDSSHFQYLYFLFVMSLYVLIICANLVLIVVICVNRSLHEPMYMFLCSLFVNELYGSTGLFPLLLLQILSDIHTVSTSFCFLQIFCVHSYGCVEFSNLAVMSYDRYLAICYPLQYNTRMTFNKVVVLISLSWLLPLLALGVLVSLIGPLQLCGNVINKLYCDYYSIVKLACYDTTVQNISGLTCASVTVLYALSLIFYSYIKILIVCFSGSKQTRQKAVSTCTPHLASLLNFSFGGLFEIIQNRFNMNSVPNMLRIILSLHFLTCQPLLNPVMYGLNMSKIRNIFKSLAQCGRKVCL, encoded by the coding sequence ATGAATGTTTCACAAGCCAAAAGAAGGATCATGGTAAACTCAACTCagatgacatatttcacattcacTGCCTACTTTGACAGCAGCCATTTCCAGTATTTATATTTCTTGTTCGTCATGTCTCTATACGTTTTAATTATCTGTGCCAACCTTGTGCTGATTGTGGTTATCTGTGTGAACAGAAGCTTACATGAACCTATGTACATGTTTCTGTGCAGCCTGTTTGTAAATGAACTGTATGGTAGTACAGGGTTGTTTCCATTGCTGCTGCTTCAGATCCTCTCTGACATTCACACTGTTTCTACCTCCTTTTGTTTCCTGCAGATTTTCTGTGTGCATTCATATGGATGTGTAGAGTTTTCCAACCTAGCCGTCATGTCATATGACAGATATCTTGCCATCTGTTATCCTCTACAATATAACACACGTATGACATTTAACAAGGTCGTCGTTCTTATTTCTCTGAGTTGGTTACTCCCTCTGCTTGCACTTGGTGTTTTGGTGTCATTAATTGGTCCTTTACAGCTGTGTGGGAATGTTATCAATAAATTGTACTGTGACTACTACTCCATTGTTAAACTGGCATGTTATGACACCACAGTCCAGAACATTTCTGGACTAACTTGTGCTTCTGTCACAGTCTTATATGCTCTATCTTTAATCTTTTACAGTTATATAAAGATCCTTATAGTTTGTTTTTCTGGTTCTAAACAGACCAGACAGAAAGCTGTCAGCACCTGCACACCTCACCTCGCTTCCCTCTTGAACTTCTCCTTTGGTGGTCTTTTTGAAATAATACAGAATCGGTTTAATATGAACAGTGTGCCCAACATGTTGCGAATCATTTTGTCATTACACTTTCTTACATGTCAGCCTCTTTTAAACCCTGTAATGTATGGACTGAATATGTCCAAAATTCGTAACATATTTAAAAGTCTGGCCCAGTGCGGAAGAAAAGTCTGtctttga
- the LOC117259355 gene encoding olfactory receptor 4B13-like: MINSSQVSYFTFGAYFELGLLKYFVFVIIMSLYILILCSNLLLIVVICVNRSLHEPMYMFLCSLFVNELYGSTGLFPFLLLQILSDIHTVSASACFVQVFILNTYGNVEICNLAVMSYDRYLAICCPLQYNMHMTHNRTVILIALTWLYPFLAVIVLISLSASLQLCGNIINKVYCDNYSVVKLACSDTTVNNVYGMAFLIATVFFISLIFYSYITILKFCLFDSKQTRQKAVSTCTPHLASLLNFSFGALFEIVSSRFDMKHLPDMLRMFLSLYWLTCQPLFNPVLYGLNLTKIRITCKRLYSIQHPSVLITKSDYR, from the exons ATGATCAACTCGTCACAGGTTTCATATTTCACTTTTGGTGCCTACTTTGAACTCGGGCTTCTGAAATACTTTGTTTTCGTGATCATAATGTCTCTATATATTTTGATTCTTTGCTCCAACCTCCTGCTGATTGTGGTTATCTGTGTGAACAGAAGCTTACATGAACCTATGTACATGTTTCTGTGCAGCCTGTTTGTAAATGAACTGTATGGTAGTACAGGGTTGTTTCCATTCCTGCTGCTTCAGATCCTCTCTGACATTCACACTGTCTCTGCTTCAGCTTGTTTTGTACAGGTTTTCATTTTGAATACATACGGAAATGTGGAGATCTGTAATTTAGCCGTCATGTCTTATGACAGATATCTTGCTATCTGTTGTCCTCTACAATATAACATGCATATGACCCACAACAGGACCGTCATACTCATCGCTCTAACATGGTTATACCCTTTTCTTGCAGTCATTGTCTTGATATCATTGAGTGCCTCTCTGCAGCTGTGTGGGAACATCATTAACAAAGTGTACTGTGACAACTACTCTGTTGTCAAACTGGCCTGCTCTGACACAACAGTCAATAACGTCTATGGGATGGCTTTCCTAAttgcaactgttttttttatatctttaatTTTTTACTCGTATATAACGATCCTTAAATTCTGTTTGTTTGATTCAAAACAGACGAGACAGAAAGCCGTCAGCACCTGCACACCTCACCTCGCCTCTCTACTCAACTTCTCTTTCGGGGCTCTCTTTGAAATAGTGTCAAGCAGATTTGATATGAAACATTTACCTGATATGTTGCgcatgtttttatcattataCTGGCTCACATGCCAGCCGCTCTTCAATCCTGTACTGTATGGACTGAATTTAACCAAAATCCGAATAACATGTAAAA ggctttacagcatacaacatccctctgtccttatcaCAAAGTCAGACTAtcgatag